TCAATGGATTGGTACAAATGGATGAAAAATTGAATATCCAACCCTGTATCGCTAAAAGTTGGACGATTTCCGAAGATGCTCTAACATATTCATTTTCATTACGTCCTGATGTGTTTTTCCATAAGCATAGACTTTTTGGAAAAGATTCTACCAGAACGGTGAATGCTAAGGATTTTGAGTATAGTTTAAATAGGCTAATCGATAAAAAAGTAGCATCCCCAGGAGGTTGGGTATTGGATAAAGTAGAACGTTTTAAAGCTATAAACGACACGCTTTTTCAAATTCAATTAAAACAACCTTTCCCTGCTTTTTTAGGATTATTGACTATGAAATATTGCTCGGTAGTTCCTAAAGAAATTGTTGAATTCTACGGTAGTGATTTTAGGTCACATCCTATTGGTACAGGTCCATTTAAATTTAAACGATGGGAAGAAAACCTAAAATTGGTTTTCAGAAAGAATCCACATTATTTTGAAAAAGACAGCTTAGGCAATGCCTTACCTTATCTAGAAGCTGTTGCCATTACATTTTTACCTGATAAACAGAGTGAGTTTTTACAATTTATACAAGGAAATATAGATTTTATAATCGGGTTGGACGCTTCTTATAAAGATGAAATTTTAACCGCCAGTGGCAAGCTCCGCAATGAATATTCTGAAGCTATTGATATGGTTCGTGGTCCCTATTTAAACACCGAATATTTAGCGTTTTATATGGATTCTGAAATTCCTGAGATTCAATCTGAACTCATTAGAAAAGCCATCAATTATGGTTTTGACAGAAAAAAAATGATGATTTATTTGCGTAATGGCATAGGCATTCCTGCCGAAGGTGGTTTTATACCAAAAGGCCTACCAGGCTATGGTGAAACACTCGGATTTAGCTATAAACCTGACATTGCAAAACAATTGGTTGAACAATTTAAAAATGAAAGCGGTATTAAAAACCCAGAAATTTCGATTACAACCACAGGCAATTACTTAAGTTTTTCTGAATATATTCAACGTGAAATTCAAAAAATAGGGCTGATTGTTAACATTGACGTCATTCCTGGATCTGCCTTAAAAGACGCTAAAGCCAATGGCAAACTAGATGTTTTTAGAGCCAGTTGGGTTGCCGATTACCCAGATGCCGAAAACTATTTATCACTTTATTATAGTAAAAACTTTGCTCCAAATGGACCGAATTACACACACTATAAAAGTGAATTATTTGACACATGGTATGAAGAAGCATTTACTGAAACCAATGTTGAAAAAAGGACTTCATTGTACACGAAAATGGATTCATTAATTATGACACAAGCTCCTATAGTGCCTCTTTTCTATGATGAAATAGTACGATTTGCTAGAAAAAATGTAAAAGGCTTAGAGGTCAGTCCTGTGTATGTTTTGGAATTAAAAAGAGTGACAAAAAATTAATTTAATTCAAAATAATAAACATCATCATCACCTTTACCACCATCGCGTTTTGATGAAAAATAACCTGACTTATTCGCCCTATCAATAACCAAACAAAAATCGTCTTGCTTACTGTTTATAGGCTCTGGTAATTTTTCTGCTTTTTCAAAAACACCATCGGCCGTCATTTTACTTTTATAAATATCAAAACCACCAAAACCGCTGGGTCTATTAGAAGCAAAATACAATGTGTTGTCTGAACTGATAAAAGGGAACATTTCTTTACCATACGAATTAACTTTACTACCTAAATTTTTAGGTTCACTAAAGGTATTATTTTCTAAAATATCGACTTTAAAAATATCTGAACCACCTTTGGTTGTTTCCTTTCCGCCTCTCATATTCGATGTAAAATACAAGGTTTTCCCATCTTTACTTATAGTAGGATGTGCATAAGAATATTTAGGATTGCAAAATGGCAAAGTTTCAAAATGCGTCCACCCTATACCTTCTTTTAACTCGCCAACTTTAATTTGAAAGTTGTCTTTATTAAAATCATCACTTGCTGTTGTAGTTAAATAAAGTTTTTTGTTATCAGGAGATAAAGCAGCAGTGGTTGTATATTTTATTTTTTCATCAGGAGCTATTTCAATATTTTTAATATTCTTGATAACACCATTTTCAGATAACTCCCCTTCAAAAATTGAGAGTACAGGATTTCCTTGAAATCGTTTTAATCGGCCTTTGTTATCTAATAAATAAGATGTGAATAGAATTTGAGAATCGTTTACCAACATGAAACCAAAATGTGGGTATTCGGTATTCATCTCAATATTTTTGATGGTATATATTTCGGATTGTGAAAACCCCAAAAAACCTGCTAGAAATAATATAAAGTATAGCGATTTTCTCATTTAGATAAAGTGTAACATCCAAATATACAAAACTTTAGCAATACTATTTTTAATTAATTAAAGCTTCAAAATTTCAAACTCATACTAAAAGTATTTGTTCTTGCGGAGACGCAAAGTTGCAAAGCAAAATGAGAATATTACTGAAAACTGAAACTGCGACTGAGACTGCAACTGCGACTGTGACTGTGACTGCGACTCCTAATAAAACTATTCGCGCCTATACTTTTTAGTTTCCTCAAAAACGTGTTCTAAAATCGCTTTGTCTTGCTCAGTAAATTCAACATGACGTCTAGACATAACTACTCCGGCTACTTCAAAAGCTTTTTTAGTTAAATAAACTGTAAAGCCTGCACTTCCACCCCAACTAAAACTTGGCACAAAATTCCTTGGGAAACCACTGCCAAAAACATTGGCACTAACCCCTATAACCGTACCAGTATTAAACATGGTATTAATACCACATTTACTATGGTCGCCCATCATAAGTCCGCAAAACTGCAATCCTGTTTTAGCAAAACCTTCTGTTTGATAATCCCATAAACGCACTTCGTCGTAATTATTTTTTAAGTTCGACGTATTGGTATCGGCGCCTAAGTTGCACCATTCACCTAAAACGGAATTTCCTAAAAAGCCATCATGCCCTTTATTGGAATAAGCAAAAATCACGGAGTTATTAACTTCACCTCCAACTTTACTGTATGGCCCTATCGTTGTAGGCCCATAAATTTTAGTACCCATTTTTAAAGTGGCTCCTTCGCAAAGTGCTAATGGTCCACGCACTAAAGAACCTTCCATAATTTCGGCATCTTTTCCAATATAAATAGGCCCATTAGTAGCATTAAGTGTTGTAAACTCTAATTTGGCACCTTCTTCAATAAAAATATTTTCAGCAGCAATAACATTGTTGCTAAACGGAATGGGTTGGGACCGTCTGCCATAGGTTAATAAATTAAAATCTTCTTGAATGGCTTCACCGTTTTTTGAAAATATGTCCCAAGTATATTCTATTTTAATTACATCATCATTAAATTCAATGGCTTCGTAAGTCTCAAAATCCACTTCTTCTTGCGTATTTTTTGAATAGAATGCCATCACATCTTCGCCTTTAAAAATGGCTTGATTTTCCTGTAAATCTTTTACCATCTCAACCAATTCCAAATTTGGGAGGTAGGACGCGTTTATCATGACATTTTCATCCATTTCTACCATGGGATACTTGTCAGACAAATAATCTTCGGTAATGGTTGTTGTTGTAGTATCTAAAAACGTTTCCCATTTTTCGCGAATGGTTAAAATGCCTATTCTAATGTCGGCAACAGGACGTGTAAAAGTAAATGGCAATAAATTGTTACGCGAAGGTCCATCAAAAAGAATATAGTTCATATCTAAGTTCAAAGTTCAAAAGTTCAAAGTTCAAAGTTGTTTGCTTAAAACTTAAACCTATTAGTTATCTATTCAAAAATAGACTAATTGTATAAAATAAAAAAGCCTTCAATATAAATATATGAAGGCTTTGTATAATAGTTTTTGTTAAGTTTATTTACTAAACTTAGCATATTTGTTTTTGAATTTATCAATACGACCAGCAGTATCAATTAATTTAGATTTACCAGTGTAAAATGGGTGCGATGTTCTAGAAATCTCCATTTTAATAAGTGGATACTCAACACCATCAACCTCTAAAGTTTCACTTGTGCTTGCAGTAGACTTTGTTAAAAACACGTCTTCGTTAGACATATCTTTAAATGCTACAATTCTATAATTTTCTGGATGTATATCTTTTTTCATCTGCTGATATTTATTTTTTCTTCTGACAGATGTAACACCTAAAAAAGTGCTTCATCGCTTAAAGCTTTAATATTCTTTTCAATTTTGGAAGTGCAAAAATAAGCATTTTTTACAATCTTGCAATACTTTTTTACATTTTTTATCACTAAAATTAATGTAACGATTTACTATATTTGAATACTAACTGAATAACTAACACAAAAATACAAAAATATGGAATCTAAAGAAGTAACCCCTGGGAAATTTGGAATCAATTTAGGATTGATTTTAGGTGGAATTATGACGCTAATTGCTATATATATGTACGCCACTGATATGGCTTTTAAAGGACAGCAATGGCCCGTATATATATATTATGTAGCCTTCCCTCTAATAATAATCTATGCAATAAGTCAATACAAAAAAAACAATTCAGGACTGTTAAGTCTAAAAGAAGCCATTAAAACGGGCATGGTAGTTGCCCTTATTAGTGCCTTAGTATATGTTGGTTACATTCTGATTTTTAATTACATAGTTGATTCAGAATACAATACCAAAATGATAGAATTTGCCACTGAACAAATTGCCTCATCTGAAGGACCTGTTGAAGCTAAAGAAATGCAATTAAAAATGGTTGAATTCTTTTCCAACCCAATTGCAGGCAGCGTTTTTTGGGTAGCCATGAGCTTATTTTTCGGACTCATATATTCTTTAATTGGAGGTTTAGTAATGAAAAAATCTGATGCATAAATAATTTCTTTACTTTTGAAGTCTGAAAACATTATTTTAAATGAATATATCAGTAGTTATACCACTACTTAACGAACAGGATTCTTTAACCGAATTACACGATTGGATTGCAAAAGTGATGCAATCCAATCGTTTTTCCTATGAAATCATTTTTATTGATGATGGTAGTACAGACGATTCTTGGAAAACCATAGGCAATCTTTCATCACAAAACCCAAACGTAAAAGGCATTCGCTTTTTAAAAAATTTTGGAAAATCGCAAGCGCTCCATGCTGGTTTTGAAAAAGCTATTGGCGATGTGGTAATTACTATGGACGCCGACTTACAAGACAATCCAGACGAAATTCCAGAACTTTACAGTATGATTGAAAACGATGGATTCCATTTGGTTTCTGGTTGGAAAAAGAAACGTTATGATTCGGTTATCTCCAAAAATATGCCATCCAAATTATTCAATTGGGCAGCAAGAAAAACATCGGGTGTCAAACTTCACGATTTTAACTGTGGGCTAAAAGCCTATAAACTAGAGCTTGTTAAAAATATTGATGTTAATGGCGAAATGCACCGTTACATCCCTGTTTTGGCAAAAAATGCTGGCTTTACAAAAATTACCGAAAAAATAGTGCAGCACCAAGCCCGAAAATATGGTGAAACCAAATTTGGCATGAACCGGTTTGTTCACGGCTTTTTAGATTTAATTACCATTTGGTTCTTATCTAGTTTTGGCAAACGCCCCATGCATTTATTTGGTGCTTTAGGGGTTATAATGTGTGCCATTGGCTTTGGATTTGCCTTATACTTAGGCATCGATAAACTGTTTTTAAACCGAGCTGGAAGGCTAATCACAGAGCGTCCTGAATTCTACTTATCGCTTTCAACCATGATAATTGGTACGCAATTTTTTGTAGCTGGCTTTTTAGGCGAAATTATTTTACGCACCAAACAAGACAAAAAACGCTACGCAATTAAAGAAGAATTAAATTTAAATTAATAACTTTAAAAAACTGTTTCATCACCTTCAAAACAACAACATTTTAAAGATTATTCTTTTTCAATTGTTTATTTTTGAAGCCTTTTACATAAGATATTATGATATATATTGAACCAAAAATTTTAGATCGAATTAACACATGGCTAACCCCAACTTTTGATGCAGAAACCCAATCTATTATAAAAAATAGTATTGCGCACCATCCAAAAGATATCCAAGAAAGTTTTTATAAAGACCTAGAATTTGGCACCGGTGGTATGCGTGGTGTTATGGGTGTAGGTACTAACCGTATTAATAAATATACCCTTGGAAAAAGCACACAAGGTTTAAGTGATTATTTAAACAAATCATTTCCTAACGAAACACCAAAAGCGGTAATTGCTTACGATTGCAGAAACAACAGTAAATCCCTTGCTAAAGTGGTTGCCGATGTGTTTTCGGCAAACGGTATTCAAGTGTATTTGTTTGAAGATTTACGTGCTACTCCAGAATTATCATTCGCTGTAAAACATTTAAACTGTCATTGCGGTATCGTACTAACCGCATCACACAATCCGCCAGAATATAATGGCTACAAAGTATATTGGCAAGATGGTGGGCAGTTGGTACCACCTCAAGATGGAGAAATCATCAATGTTATTGATAGCTTAAAATATTCCGACATTAAGTTTGAAGCAAACAATTCCTTAATCCAATATATAGGCAAGGAAGTTGACGATGCATTTATAAACGAATCTGTTAAAAATGCCAACTTTAATACGTCTGAAGAAGCAAAAGATAACTTAACTATTGTTTTCACATCGCTTCATGGAACCTCTATAACCGCAGTTCCTGAAACTTTAAAACGTGCTGGATTTAAAAACGTTCATATTGTAAAAGAACAGGAAGTGCCAGATGGTAATTTCCCAACAGTTGCCTCACCTAACCCCGAAGAACCAGCCGCTTTAAAAATGGCTTTAGAGTTGGCAGAAAAAGTAAATGCCGATATTGTTATTGGGACCGACCCCGATTGCGACCGTTTAGGCGTTGCGGTTCGTAATTCTGAAAACAAATTACAGCTGCTTAACGGAAATCAAACCATGCTAATGATGACCGATTTCCTTTTAAAACAATGGAAAGCTGATGGAAAAATTAAAGGAAAGGAATTTATAGCCTCAACCATTGTTTCTACACCCATGCTAAACAAACTTGCCGAGGCTTATAAAGTGGAAAGCAAAATTGTTTTAACTGGTTTTAAATGGATTGCAAAATTAATAAAAGACTTCCCTGAGCTTGATTTTATAGGTGGTGGCGAAGAAAGTTTTGGGTATATGGTTGGCGATTTTGTGCGTGATAAAGATGCTGTAACCTCTACCCTATTGGCTTGTGAAATAGCAGCTATAACAAAAGCAAATGGCAGTTCTTTTTACAACGAACTTCTAAACCTGTATGTGGAGCATGGTTGTTACAAAGAAAAGTTAGTCTCATTAACCAAAAAAGGAATTGAAGGTGCTCAAGAAATTACACAAATGATGGTGGACGCTCGAGAAAATCCATTTAAAGTTGTGAACGGTTCTAAAGTTTTAAAAATTGAAGATTACGATTTATCCATTTCAAAAAACATACAAACCGGAAAAGAAAGCACTATCGACATTCCAAAATCAAATGTTATTATTTACTATTTGGAAGATGGTAGCCAAGTGGCTTTAAGACCTAGCGGAACAGAGCCAAAAATAAAGTTTTATGTGAGCGTCAATACTAAGTTGAATTCGGTTGCCGATTTTAATAAAACGGAGGCAGCACTTGATGCTAAAGCTGAAGCCATTTTAAAAGACATGAAATTAATATAATAACCCGTATCTTTGCGAAGAATTTGCATGCTTTTATGTCAGCCATAAAAGCATGTTTTATAAACAGACAAATCTTATTTAATGAATCAGTTTTTAAATATCCTAAAGTATGCCAAACCTTATAAAAAGTATGCTCTAGGACACATAGCTTCAAACATATTATATGCTTTATTTGGCGCGTTATCGTTTGTTGCTTTAATACCCATGCTCGATATTTTATTTGAAAAAAATCAAATAAAACCAACAGTTAAACCCATTTACGAAGGACTATCTTCTTTAAAAGATTATTATAAGGACTATCTCGCATACCAAGTAAATTTATATGCTGAAGACGACCCACAAAAAGCATTGTTTCTGGTTGTTAGCTTAATCATCATCTTATTTCTTTTAAAAAATGTTTTTGGGTATTTGGCTAATTACTTCATGGTTTTTTTAAGGAATGGTGTAGTACGTGATTTAAGAAACAAGGTTTACAAAAAAACAGTAGAGCTGCCGCTTTCATTCTTTTCTGAACAAAGAAAAGGCGATATCATGTCGCGTATCACTGGAGATATATCAACACTCCAATACTCGATGCTACCTGTTTTAGAACTTATTGCTAGAGAACCTCTTACCATTATTTTCACCATAATTATGATGATGATAATAAGTTTAAAACTGACCATATTCGTGTTTATATTTATTCCTTTATCTGGCATTATAATTTCTAGGATTGGCAAAAGTTTAAAACGAAAATCCGATCGTGTTCAAAAAGAACAAGGCGTTATTTTATCTATTATAGAAGAAACGTTAACAGGGTTACGCATTATAAAAGGTTTTAATGCCGAACATAAATTTGACGCTAAATTTCAAGAATCTTCAACCCGTTCGTACAATTTTTCAAATAAATTATTTAACAGACAAAATTTAGCTTCCCCAACAAGCGAGTTTTTGGGTATTTTAGTTATTTCTGTTTTATTGTGGTATGGTGGGCAATTGGTGCTTGTAGACAACTCACTCGATGGCAGTTCATTTATTGCGTATATGGGGTTGGCATACAATATTATGGTACCTGCAAAAGCCATATCAAGAGGCGTTTATAATGTTAAACAAGGCAATGCCGCCGCTGAGCGTATTCAAGAAATTATAGACACCCCAAACCCATTAAAAGACAAAGAAAACGCCATTACAAAAACAGGGTTCGATTCTGAAATTGTATTTAACAACATTTCTTTTAAATATGAAAACGACTATGTTTTAAAAGATTTCTCATTAACCATTCCTAAGGGAAAAACAGTGGCATTGGTTGGGCAATCTGGAAGTGGAAAATCGACCATAGCCAACTTAATTACCCGTTTTTATGATGTGAACAAAGGAAGCATTTTAATTGATGGTATTGATATTCGAGAGTTTTCAACGAAATCTTTAAGACAACAATTGGGCATTGTTACGCAAGATGCTATTTTATTTAACGATAGCATTAAAAACAATTTGAAACTTGGAAAAGACAATGCGAGCGACGACGAAGTTATTGAAGCCCTAAAAATTGCCAATGCGTGGGAATTTGTTAAAGAATTGCCTCATGGTATCGAAACTAATATTGGGGATTCTGGAAATAAATTATCTGGTGGACAAAAGCAGCGTCTAAGTATTGCACGTGCCGTTTTAAAAAGCCCACCAATTATGGTTTTGGATGAAGCCACTTCGGCGCTCGATACCGAAAGCGAACGCTTAGTACAAGTAGCCTTAGAAAATATGATGAAGAACAGAACCTCCATTGTTATAGCCCACAGACTATCAACCATACAAAATGCCGATGAAATTGTGGTTCTAAACAAAGGTGAAATTGTAGAAAAAGGTAAGCATTTAGAGCTTATTGCCAAAAAAGGTGTTTACCAAAAACTTGTTGAAATGCAAAGTTTTGACTGAGAGACTGTCTAAACACTAAAGTTTATAAAATTAAAAAAGGATAGAGATTTGGGGGCTTCTATCCTTTTTTGTTGTTTTTGATAGACTTGGGAACGACTAACAACATAAATAGGTTTCTGAAGCAAACTTAAACCAAAAAAACATACTACACAAGAAAAAAAGCATTTAATCGTGTTTATAATGCATTTCGTCGATTATTTTGTTTTTAAACTACTGATTTTTAACACATTAAATAAATGCCAAAAATTTAAAAATTCCGTTTTAAACTTTTAGTAAATTTATAAGTCTAATAACTAAAGTATTTTTGTGATTGACGAAGCACAATTAGTAGATCAATTAAAATCTGAAACCCATAAAGAACAAGCCTTTAGAACGTTAATAACGTTATATAAAGAACGACTATATTGGCACATACGGAATATTGTAAAATCTCATGACGATTCCGACGATGTGCTTCAAAACACTTTTATTAAAATTTATAAAAATATTCATAACTTTAAAGGAGACAGTAAATTGTTTTCTTGGATGTACCGCATTGCAACAAATGAGTCCATTACATTTATTAACCAAAATGCAAAAAAACTACAAATAACCAGTGAAGAAGCTCAATCATCGGCAATCAACAAACTAACATCAGATGTTTATTTTGAAGGCGATGCTATTCAGCTTCAACTACAAAAGGCTATTGCCACATTGCCAAGAAAGCAACAATTAGTATTTAACATGAAATATTTTCAGGATTTAAAATATTCAGAAATATCAGATATATTGGAAACAAGTGAAGGAGCTTTAAAGACTTCTTATCATATAGCCGTAAAAAAAATTGAAACTTATTTAGCTCAAAATTAAACTATTACTAAAATATGGAGTCTTATTAATACAATGAAATCGCCATGATTCAGAAACATAAGCTCCAATAAAGATTAAAGCGATGCCATATGACCTTTAAAAAACAACATATACCTACATATGAAAAAGAATAAAATGCATAATAATATAAATAATACCGGATTTAAAGTTCCTCAAGATTACTTTGCGTCCCTTGAAGATACTATTTTAAGCGAGGTAAAACTCAAGGAAAGATTATCTGATCCTGGTTATAAAACACCCGTTAATTATTTCGATTCGTTAGAAGACAAAATAATGAATGCGGTTCAACCACAAAAAGAAATTAAAGTAGTCAAATTATTTACATGGCGTAAAGTGTCTTATGTCGCTGCTATAGCTGCTTGCCTCATTTTAATGGTTAATATTTTCTTTAATAACACTAAAGATGTTACCATTGAGAATATAGAAACGGCAAGTATTGAAAACTACATCTTAAACGAAGATTTAGAAACAGATGAATTTGCATCTCTTTTTACTAAAGAAGACTTATCAGAAGTTCGTTTAATTACTGATGATTACAGCTCAGAAACATTAGATAATTTTATATTTGACAACCTAGATATTGAAGATATTATCACAAAATAAACACAAACAGATGAAAACACTTATAAGCATCGTATTCATATTAAGTTTTTCGCTAATAACCGTTGCGCAGTCTAATAGAGATAAGATTAAGACTTTAAAAATTGCGTATATAACCGAAAAATTGAATTTAAGCGAAAAGGAAGCCCAAAAATTCTGGCCTATTTACAATAATTTTGAAGAAGAAAATTCAAGATTGAGAAAAGAAGCTTATGAAGCTAGAAAAAAATTAAATTTTGAAACCATTACCGAAGAAGAGGCAAAACAAATTTTAAAGGAATGGCGTTTAAACGACAATAAAAGGCAAGAACTTGAAAATGAATATATAAACAACTTAACTAAGGTCATTTCAGCAAAAAAAACTATTCTCCTACATAGAATTGAAGACGACTTTAAAAGAAAAATGTTTGAAGAGTATAAAAAAAGAAAACACCATTGATAAGATTCCGACCCGACTACACCCAACCTGACAGATAAAGCAAGAGATGTTGTCTTCTAAAAAATCCTTTAAATTTTAAATTTGTCAGACTGAACTTGTCGAAGCCCTAATTACCAACATTGTTGATTATCTGTCATTGTTCATTCGTTGATTTGACTATCTACTAGTAGCTATTTGTATTGCTAATCGTTAATTGCAAATTGTTAATTGTTAATTGATCATGTCAGACAGAGCTTGTCGAA
This genomic window from Mariniflexile sp. TRM1-10 contains:
- a CDS encoding ABC transporter substrate-binding protein, encoding MVKHVLKQITNYLSISCIILLATSCENNSNTNNNHLVFKYNEHKNIGSLDPAFSKDISDIWATNQLFNGLVQMDEKLNIQPCIAKSWTISEDALTYSFSLRPDVFFHKHRLFGKDSTRTVNAKDFEYSLNRLIDKKVASPGGWVLDKVERFKAINDTLFQIQLKQPFPAFLGLLTMKYCSVVPKEIVEFYGSDFRSHPIGTGPFKFKRWEENLKLVFRKNPHYFEKDSLGNALPYLEAVAITFLPDKQSEFLQFIQGNIDFIIGLDASYKDEILTASGKLRNEYSEAIDMVRGPYLNTEYLAFYMDSEIPEIQSELIRKAINYGFDRKKMMIYLRNGIGIPAEGGFIPKGLPGYGETLGFSYKPDIAKQLVEQFKNESGIKNPEISITTTGNYLSFSEYIQREIQKIGLIVNIDVIPGSALKDAKANGKLDVFRASWVADYPDAENYLSLYYSKNFAPNGPNYTHYKSELFDTWYEEAFTETNVEKRTSLYTKMDSLIMTQAPIVPLFYDEIVRFARKNVKGLEVSPVYVLELKRVTKN
- a CDS encoding TolB family protein — protein: MRKSLYFILFLAGFLGFSQSEIYTIKNIEMNTEYPHFGFMLVNDSQILFTSYLLDNKGRLKRFQGNPVLSIFEGELSENGVIKNIKNIEIAPDEKIKYTTTAALSPDNKKLYLTTTASDDFNKDNFQIKVGELKEGIGWTHFETLPFCNPKYSYAHPTISKDGKTLYFTSNMRGGKETTKGGSDIFKVDILENNTFSEPKNLGSKVNSYGKEMFPFISSDNTLYFASNRPSGFGGFDIYKSKMTADGVFEKAEKLPEPINSKQDDFCLVIDRANKSGYFSSKRDGGKGDDDVYYFELN
- a CDS encoding GlmU family protein, which encodes MNYILFDGPSRNNLLPFTFTRPVADIRIGILTIREKWETFLDTTTTTITEDYLSDKYPMVEMDENVMINASYLPNLELVEMVKDLQENQAIFKGEDVMAFYSKNTQEEVDFETYEAIEFNDDVIKIEYTWDIFSKNGEAIQEDFNLLTYGRRSQPIPFSNNVIAAENIFIEEGAKLEFTTLNATNGPIYIGKDAEIMEGSLVRGPLALCEGATLKMGTKIYGPTTIGPYSKVGGEVNNSVIFAYSNKGHDGFLGNSVLGEWCNLGADTNTSNLKNNYDEVRLWDYQTEGFAKTGLQFCGLMMGDHSKCGINTMFNTGTVIGVSANVFGSGFPRNFVPSFSWGGSAGFTVYLTKKAFEVAGVVMSRRHVEFTEQDKAILEHVFEETKKYRRE
- a CDS encoding type B 50S ribosomal protein L31 — its product is MKKDIHPENYRIVAFKDMSNEDVFLTKSTASTSETLEVDGVEYPLIKMEISRTSHPFYTGKSKLIDTAGRIDKFKNKYAKFSK
- a CDS encoding DUF4199 domain-containing protein is translated as MESKEVTPGKFGINLGLILGGIMTLIAIYMYATDMAFKGQQWPVYIYYVAFPLIIIYAISQYKKNNSGLLSLKEAIKTGMVVALISALVYVGYILIFNYIVDSEYNTKMIEFATEQIASSEGPVEAKEMQLKMVEFFSNPIAGSVFWVAMSLFFGLIYSLIGGLVMKKSDA
- a CDS encoding glycosyltransferase family 2 protein; this translates as MNISVVIPLLNEQDSLTELHDWIAKVMQSNRFSYEIIFIDDGSTDDSWKTIGNLSSQNPNVKGIRFLKNFGKSQALHAGFEKAIGDVVITMDADLQDNPDEIPELYSMIENDGFHLVSGWKKKRYDSVISKNMPSKLFNWAARKTSGVKLHDFNCGLKAYKLELVKNIDVNGEMHRYIPVLAKNAGFTKITEKIVQHQARKYGETKFGMNRFVHGFLDLITIWFLSSFGKRPMHLFGALGVIMCAIGFGFALYLGIDKLFLNRAGRLITERPEFYLSLSTMIIGTQFFVAGFLGEIILRTKQDKKRYAIKEELNLN
- a CDS encoding phospho-sugar mutase, which encodes MIYIEPKILDRINTWLTPTFDAETQSIIKNSIAHHPKDIQESFYKDLEFGTGGMRGVMGVGTNRINKYTLGKSTQGLSDYLNKSFPNETPKAVIAYDCRNNSKSLAKVVADVFSANGIQVYLFEDLRATPELSFAVKHLNCHCGIVLTASHNPPEYNGYKVYWQDGGQLVPPQDGEIINVIDSLKYSDIKFEANNSLIQYIGKEVDDAFINESVKNANFNTSEEAKDNLTIVFTSLHGTSITAVPETLKRAGFKNVHIVKEQEVPDGNFPTVASPNPEEPAALKMALELAEKVNADIVIGTDPDCDRLGVAVRNSENKLQLLNGNQTMLMMTDFLLKQWKADGKIKGKEFIASTIVSTPMLNKLAEAYKVESKIVLTGFKWIAKLIKDFPELDFIGGGEESFGYMVGDFVRDKDAVTSTLLACEIAAITKANGSSFYNELLNLYVEHGCYKEKLVSLTKKGIEGAQEITQMMVDARENPFKVVNGSKVLKIEDYDLSISKNIQTGKESTIDIPKSNVIIYYLEDGSQVALRPSGTEPKIKFYVSVNTKLNSVADFNKTEAALDAKAEAILKDMKLI
- a CDS encoding ABC transporter ATP-binding protein; amino-acid sequence: MNQFLNILKYAKPYKKYALGHIASNILYALFGALSFVALIPMLDILFEKNQIKPTVKPIYEGLSSLKDYYKDYLAYQVNLYAEDDPQKALFLVVSLIIILFLLKNVFGYLANYFMVFLRNGVVRDLRNKVYKKTVELPLSFFSEQRKGDIMSRITGDISTLQYSMLPVLELIAREPLTIIFTIIMMMIISLKLTIFVFIFIPLSGIIISRIGKSLKRKSDRVQKEQGVILSIIEETLTGLRIIKGFNAEHKFDAKFQESSTRSYNFSNKLFNRQNLASPTSEFLGILVISVLLWYGGQLVLVDNSLDGSSFIAYMGLAYNIMVPAKAISRGVYNVKQGNAAAERIQEIIDTPNPLKDKENAITKTGFDSEIVFNNISFKYENDYVLKDFSLTIPKGKTVALVGQSGSGKSTIANLITRFYDVNKGSILIDGIDIREFSTKSLRQQLGIVTQDAILFNDSIKNNLKLGKDNASDDEVIEALKIANAWEFVKELPHGIETNIGDSGNKLSGGQKQRLSIARAVLKSPPIMVLDEATSALDTESERLVQVALENMMKNRTSIVIAHRLSTIQNADEIVVLNKGEIVEKGKHLELIAKKGVYQKLVEMQSFD
- a CDS encoding RNA polymerase sigma factor, yielding MIDEAQLVDQLKSETHKEQAFRTLITLYKERLYWHIRNIVKSHDDSDDVLQNTFIKIYKNIHNFKGDSKLFSWMYRIATNESITFINQNAKKLQITSEEAQSSAINKLTSDVYFEGDAIQLQLQKAIATLPRKQQLVFNMKYFQDLKYSEISDILETSEGALKTSYHIAVKKIETYLAQN